The Christiangramia flava JLT2011 genome has a segment encoding these proteins:
- a CDS encoding CusA/CzcA family heavy metal efflux RND transporter — MINRIISFSINNKFIIGLLTLALIGTGIWSMSTVNLGSVPDITNNQVQVITQSPNLATEDIEQFVTYPVELSMGNLPGVTEIRSISRFGLSVVTIVFKDDMGTYLPRQLVQEKLNELGETIPDKFGSPAMGPISTGLGQIYEYTIKPKEGYETEYSPMELRTIQDWIVKRQLTLLEGVVEVNSFGGSIKQYEVAINPEKLNSMGISISEVYEALARNNVNTGGAYIEKNKMSNFIRGEGLIRSLEDIKKIAITTENAIPITIGDVAENVQFGNQVRYGAFTQDGEEAVGGIIMMLKGANPNAVIQDVKDRMAEVEKSLPEGLTIAPIIDRSELIARTTDTVKTNLLEGALIVIFALVILLGSLRGGLITATTIPLSLLFAFILMKQFNVWANLMSLGAIDFGIIIDGAVIIIEGTVYEIQKRIRSGKVKFNQAKMDEVAYDAGSTMMGSAFFGQIIILIVFTPILFLTGVEGKMFKPMAYTFGFAMIGAIFLCLTYVPMMSALFMKPIQNKKNWFGKFERWLEKISDKIIGGIQKVYMPLLKGALKLKLIVIGSAAILLVIAGFLFSRMGGEFVPQLDEGDIAMQALIRPGSSLTESIEVSKKIENILLENFPEIKTVTARIGVADIPTDPMPMDIADMYLILEKDKDKWESSETKEGLIELIKEKLNEELTGVNLVFTQPVELRFNELLEGVREDIAVKLYGEDLEVLSEKVQEMANIIQTVPGAGDVNAERTSGLPQMTVRFNRDKIAQYGLDIQKVNDYISTAFAGGTAGVIFEGEKRFDLVVRFDEDHRKNIDDLRGMYIDLPDGTQVPIKEIADIEYVPGPMQISRDDTYRRTYVGVNARGRDVESVVNDIQQKLDEELELPPGYYITYGGEFENLQSAKDRLVIVVPIALFLIFVLLYFALKSFSQSIMIYMAIPLAAIGGVFALWLTFSISAGVGFIVLFGVAVLNGLVLINRFNSLKEEGVTSIKDRIFTGTKERIRPIMLTATTDIFGFLPMAFSTSAGAEVQQPLATVVIGGMLTATLLTLVVLPVLYTFVERNREKKEHHKLGSSNRRFLATILIIGLMLGGTFSVNAQSDAVSSEYPQQDTLQTISLKKAREIAIKNFPQLKAAQLEIESEEVLRKTAYDFGNTQIFTGKEEVGNGSDGIYTQIGVQQQGIDVFGIAPRLKLQKERVALAENALELNTLEVEREVSRAWASVYTSKKRYRVYKKMDSIFEDIERAARIRYETEATSKLEYLATSNQGNEVKIQLEQAYRDYLRSLQRLNLWFVSDTIYDVPDLPSEALDEPLNFLIESLKSHPALEVSGQRVNVAKAVTRERKSEFLPKFQGQYARQEINGQSGFFQYQIGIQIPLFFGPELGRTQEAKVNRQIAEQNFYQDKLELETAYKNMREEFIKWRNSWNYYRDEALPLAKEQQEGSVLAFKEGAIDYVTFLQNIRNAIRIEINAWSAFDDYLDSRYQLEYYLEKSN; from the coding sequence ATGATCAATAGAATCATTTCATTTTCCATTAATAATAAATTTATTATTGGACTACTCACCTTGGCACTTATAGGTACGGGGATTTGGTCCATGTCTACCGTAAATCTGGGATCGGTACCAGATATTACTAACAATCAGGTTCAGGTGATCACCCAATCACCTAATCTTGCAACAGAAGATATTGAACAATTTGTAACCTATCCCGTAGAACTTTCGATGGGTAATTTACCTGGGGTTACAGAAATTCGGTCTATCTCACGCTTTGGCCTTTCGGTAGTAACTATTGTTTTCAAAGATGATATGGGAACCTATCTTCCACGTCAACTAGTACAGGAAAAGCTTAATGAATTAGGAGAGACCATTCCTGATAAATTTGGAAGTCCTGCTATGGGGCCAATTTCAACTGGCTTGGGTCAAATTTATGAATACACCATAAAGCCAAAAGAAGGATACGAAACTGAATATTCCCCCATGGAACTGCGAACTATTCAGGACTGGATAGTGAAAAGGCAACTAACTTTACTGGAAGGTGTGGTGGAAGTGAATTCTTTTGGTGGTTCCATAAAGCAATATGAGGTAGCAATTAACCCAGAGAAATTAAACAGTATGGGTATAAGTATCTCTGAAGTTTATGAGGCGCTGGCACGGAACAATGTGAATACCGGTGGGGCTTATATCGAGAAAAATAAAATGTCAAATTTTATTAGGGGTGAGGGCTTAATCCGTTCACTGGAGGATATCAAGAAAATTGCGATTACCACGGAAAATGCAATCCCAATAACGATTGGTGATGTTGCGGAAAATGTTCAGTTTGGAAATCAGGTACGTTATGGAGCTTTTACCCAGGATGGGGAGGAAGCCGTCGGAGGAATCATCATGATGCTGAAAGGTGCGAATCCTAACGCAGTCATTCAGGATGTCAAGGATCGTATGGCTGAAGTCGAGAAGTCCCTTCCTGAAGGTTTGACCATAGCACCGATAATTGACCGAAGTGAATTAATAGCACGAACAACCGACACCGTTAAAACAAATTTACTGGAAGGAGCTTTAATCGTGATCTTCGCCCTGGTAATATTACTAGGTAGTTTAAGAGGTGGACTTATAACAGCTACCACCATTCCATTATCACTTCTTTTCGCTTTTATATTGATGAAGCAATTCAATGTATGGGCCAATCTAATGAGTTTGGGGGCAATCGACTTCGGAATTATAATAGATGGTGCAGTGATTATAATTGAGGGTACGGTATATGAAATACAAAAACGGATTAGATCTGGAAAAGTAAAATTCAATCAGGCGAAAATGGATGAGGTAGCCTATGATGCAGGAAGTACGATGATGGGTTCTGCATTTTTTGGACAAATTATAATTCTTATCGTATTTACACCCATTCTTTTCCTTACCGGGGTGGAAGGTAAAATGTTTAAGCCGATGGCTTACACCTTTGGTTTTGCCATGATAGGTGCTATCTTCTTATGTCTTACCTACGTGCCTATGATGTCAGCCTTATTCATGAAACCAATTCAGAATAAAAAGAACTGGTTTGGAAAATTTGAACGCTGGCTGGAGAAAATAAGTGACAAGATAATTGGCGGAATACAAAAAGTATACATGCCTTTATTGAAAGGAGCATTAAAATTGAAGCTCATCGTTATTGGATCTGCCGCTATTTTACTTGTGATAGCCGGTTTCCTCTTTTCGAGAATGGGAGGAGAATTTGTGCCTCAATTAGATGAAGGGGATATTGCGATGCAGGCATTAATAAGACCAGGAAGTTCATTAACAGAGTCCATTGAAGTTTCTAAAAAAATAGAGAACATACTCTTAGAAAACTTTCCTGAAATTAAAACGGTAACGGCTAGGATTGGAGTAGCTGATATTCCCACAGATCCCATGCCAATGGATATTGCCGATATGTACCTAATCCTGGAAAAAGACAAAGACAAATGGGAATCTTCTGAAACCAAGGAAGGGCTTATTGAACTGATCAAGGAAAAACTAAATGAAGAGCTTACAGGGGTAAATTTAGTGTTTACGCAACCCGTAGAATTGAGATTTAATGAGTTATTAGAAGGGGTTCGAGAAGATATTGCGGTAAAGTTATATGGTGAAGATTTAGAAGTATTGTCAGAAAAGGTACAGGAAATGGCCAATATTATCCAAACCGTACCTGGAGCTGGTGATGTGAATGCTGAAAGAACCTCCGGTCTCCCACAAATGACTGTTAGATTTAACCGTGATAAAATTGCCCAATACGGACTGGATATTCAGAAAGTCAATGATTATATAAGTACTGCTTTTGCTGGAGGAACGGCCGGGGTCATTTTTGAAGGTGAAAAGCGGTTCGATTTAGTTGTAAGATTTGATGAAGATCATAGAAAGAATATAGATGATTTGCGTGGCATGTATATCGACCTTCCAGATGGAACCCAGGTACCAATCAAAGAAATAGCAGATATTGAATACGTTCCTGGACCTATGCAAATTTCAAGAGATGATACCTACAGAAGAACCTATGTGGGTGTAAACGCCCGGGGAAGGGATGTAGAGTCTGTAGTGAACGATATCCAGCAAAAATTAGATGAGGAATTAGAATTGCCACCCGGTTATTATATTACTTATGGAGGGGAGTTCGAAAACCTTCAGAGTGCCAAAGATCGATTAGTGATTGTGGTACCGATAGCCTTATTCCTGATTTTCGTGCTTCTATATTTTGCCTTAAAATCTTTTTCCCAATCCATTATGATCTATATGGCGATACCATTGGCTGCTATCGGAGGTGTTTTTGCACTTTGGTTAACATTTAGCATTTCCGCAGGTGTAGGCTTCATTGTACTATTTGGAGTTGCAGTTTTAAACGGATTGGTACTAATAAATAGATTCAATTCTTTAAAAGAAGAAGGAGTAACCAGTATAAAAGATAGAATTTTTACAGGAACCAAAGAACGAATACGACCTATTATGTTAACAGCAACGACAGATATTTTCGGTTTTTTACCAATGGCATTCTCCACATCTGCAGGTGCAGAAGTTCAACAACCACTTGCTACAGTAGTTATTGGTGGTATGCTTACGGCTACACTGCTTACCCTCGTTGTATTACCAGTATTATATACATTCGTGGAAAGAAATCGAGAGAAAAAAGAACACCATAAATTAGGTTCTTCCAATAGGCGATTTTTAGCTACGATTTTGATAATTGGCTTGATGTTAGGCGGGACCTTTTCCGTAAATGCACAATCTGATGCTGTTTCATCTGAATATCCACAACAGGATACTTTACAGACCATAAGTTTGAAAAAAGCCCGCGAAATAGCCATCAAAAACTTTCCTCAGCTAAAAGCTGCCCAGCTTGAAATTGAAAGCGAAGAAGTACTGCGTAAAACTGCCTATGATTTTGGGAATACCCAAATCTTTACAGGAAAAGAAGAGGTAGGAAATGGTTCTGATGGGATCTATACGCAAATTGGTGTTCAACAACAAGGCATAGATGTTTTTGGAATTGCCCCTCGGTTAAAATTGCAAAAAGAAAGGGTGGCACTTGCTGAAAATGCTTTAGAACTAAATACTTTAGAAGTGGAACGTGAAGTAAGCAGGGCCTGGGCTTCAGTTTATACAAGTAAAAAGAGGTATCGGGTATATAAGAAAATGGATTCAATTTTTGAAGACATTGAAAGAGCTGCACGAATCAGGTATGAAACAGAAGCTACCTCTAAACTGGAGTATCTTGCTACTTCAAATCAGGGGAATGAGGTGAAAATACAGTTAGAACAAGCTTATAGAGATTACCTGAGATCATTACAACGTTTAAATTTATGGTTTGTTAGTGATACGATCTATGATGTGCCAGATTTACCTTCCGAAGCATTAGATGAACCTTTAAACTTTCTGATAGAGTCGCTCAAATCGCATCCGGCTCTTGAAGTTTCAGGACAGAGAGTGAATGTTGCAAAAGCGGTTACCAGAGAACGAAAATCTGAATTTCTACCTAAATTTCAGGGACAGTATGCCAGGCAGGAAATTAATGGGCAATCGGGCTTCTTCCAATATCAAATAGGAATCCAAATTCCGTTATTTTTTGGACCTGAATTAGGACGTACCCAGGAGGCAAAAGTAAATAGACAGATTGCAGAGCAAAATTTTTACCAGGATAAACTCGAGCTCGAAACTGCCTATAAAAATATGCGAGAAGAATTCATAAAATGGAGAAACTCATGGAATTATTATAGGGATGAAGCGCTTCCCTTGGCTAAGGAGCAACAAGAAGGATCAGTATTGGCATTTAAGGAAGGTGCTATAGATTACGTAACCTTCCTTCAAAATATAAGAAATGCTATTAGAATCGAGATAAACGCATGGAGTGCTTTTGATGATTATCTCGATAGTCGTTATCAGCTCGAATATTACCTCGAAAAATCAAATTAA
- a CDS encoding efflux RND transporter periplasmic adaptor subunit, whose translation MEKNTQETKASDSKETEGNNEEEGGGMRSVHLSEMKFNSLGIKVDTLTKKALSGIVEANGQLEVPPQYEATVTAVLGGNINSIKVLEGDKVNKGQVLAYLSHPNLTKIQTDYINAYNRMQFLEKEFARQKRLYEAEVGSGKSFQQTQADFQSVKGEVSGYESQLRQLNLGASQVRNGNLYEYIPVVSPIEGYIEKVKVQIGQYVEPQTSMFMVVDNEHVHADLMVFEKDIYKVEEGQKIAFTLESVPGSNLTGKIYSVGKQFEQNPKAVHVHAEIDNKEDYLIPGMYIKGKIRTGEEAVPALPEDAVIEEEGNPYIFTAQKHQEEGKTEWELKPVQVRTGINEDGWIEIKLLEPLPEGTLVAYNNAYYLVSEMQKSQNSHGH comes from the coding sequence TTGGAAAAAAATACTCAGGAAACTAAAGCATCGGATTCTAAAGAAACAGAAGGTAACAATGAAGAAGAAGGTGGCGGAATGCGCTCAGTGCATCTTTCAGAGATGAAATTCAATAGTCTGGGAATCAAAGTAGATACTTTAACTAAGAAAGCATTATCAGGAATAGTAGAAGCGAACGGGCAATTGGAAGTACCACCTCAATACGAAGCTACCGTGACGGCTGTCTTAGGCGGGAATATTAATTCAATAAAAGTTCTTGAAGGTGATAAGGTAAATAAAGGTCAGGTACTAGCGTATCTATCCCATCCCAATTTGACAAAAATACAAACGGACTATATCAATGCCTATAACCGGATGCAGTTTTTAGAAAAGGAATTTGCAAGACAGAAGCGATTATACGAGGCAGAAGTTGGTTCAGGAAAGTCATTTCAACAAACCCAGGCAGATTTTCAGTCCGTAAAGGGAGAGGTAAGTGGTTACGAATCCCAATTAAGACAGTTAAACTTGGGTGCCTCTCAAGTCAGAAATGGCAACCTGTATGAATATATCCCGGTAGTAAGCCCTATCGAAGGCTATATAGAAAAAGTAAAGGTGCAAATTGGCCAATATGTAGAACCGCAAACCAGCATGTTTATGGTGGTGGATAATGAACACGTGCATGCCGATCTAATGGTTTTTGAAAAGGATATTTATAAGGTGGAGGAAGGCCAAAAGATTGCTTTTACACTGGAATCAGTTCCCGGAAGCAATCTTACAGGAAAAATATATTCTGTAGGGAAGCAATTTGAACAAAACCCCAAAGCGGTACATGTTCATGCAGAGATAGATAATAAGGAAGATTATCTCATTCCAGGAATGTATATCAAAGGCAAAATCAGGACAGGAGAAGAAGCAGTACCTGCTCTACCTGAAGATGCAGTAATAGAAGAAGAGGGAAATCCTTACATCTTTACAGCTCAAAAACACCAGGAAGAAGGTAAAACAGAATGGGAATTAAAACCGGTGCAGGTAAGAACTGGGATAAATGAAGATGGATGGATTGAAATTAAACTGCTGGAGCCACTTCCGGAAGGTACCTTGGTTGCTTATAACAATGCCTATTACCTGGTCTCTGAAATGCAAAAAAGCCAAAATTCCCATGGTCATTAA
- a CDS encoding P-II family nitrogen regulator: protein MKEIKAFIKPKRVQIVIESLSESGFKSMTLSQGEGTGAFKAKGASPSLDFRVTDSPVVKLELVCQNEEAQSAIDIILENSKTTEPGDGIIYLSDIEDAFRIKTGESLNRSGLNNDGNE, encoded by the coding sequence ATGAAAGAAATAAAAGCATTTATAAAGCCAAAACGGGTTCAAATAGTGATAGAATCCCTTAGCGAAAGCGGATTCAAAAGTATGACGCTGTCTCAGGGGGAAGGTACCGGAGCATTTAAAGCAAAAGGCGCATCGCCTTCTTTGGATTTCCGTGTAACCGACAGCCCGGTGGTAAAGTTAGAACTGGTATGTCAAAATGAAGAAGCACAATCAGCAATCGATATTATACTTGAGAATTCAAAAACAACTGAACCCGGTGATGGAATTATTTATCTTTCAGATATTGAAGATGCCTTCCGAATAAAAACCGGAGAATCTTTGAATCGATCTGGATTAAATAATGATGGAAATGAGTGA
- a CDS encoding Fur family transcriptional regulator → MSDIEKNLEAHEVRPTAMRILIYKFMAKKDRAVTLTEIENAFGKADRATLSRTIRTFETKDIVHQIDDGTGIPKYALCESDCNCEVEQDLHIHFHCNNCDETVCLTDHKIPHINLPEGYMAENVNLVVKGICEKCSGV, encoded by the coding sequence ATGAGTGATATCGAAAAAAATTTAGAGGCACACGAAGTTCGGCCAACAGCCATGCGTATCCTGATCTATAAATTTATGGCCAAAAAAGACAGGGCCGTAACCCTTACCGAAATTGAAAATGCTTTTGGAAAAGCGGACCGGGCTACATTATCTCGAACAATACGCACATTTGAAACAAAGGACATTGTGCATCAAATAGATGATGGCACAGGCATACCAAAATATGCGCTCTGTGAAAGTGATTGTAATTGCGAAGTAGAACAGGACTTACATATCCACTTTCATTGCAATAATTGTGATGAAACTGTTTGTTTGACCGATCATAAGATTCCACATATTAACCTGCCAGAGGGATATATGGCAGAAAATGTAAACCTGGTAGTAAAGGGAATATGTGAGAAATGTAGTGGTGTTTAA
- a CDS encoding heavy metal translocating P-type ATPase, which yields MKKLQLKIPVLLPQVPNEKDTCVQRLIEELEAKEGLDKVHIKDDQEDTVPQLCFHYDPDIISIDRIQSLAERTGAEITEKYGHFLIEVEGIRHTRHARIIEKSLLNTNGVLEASANAGGMIRLEYDKRETSFDEITTKLEKESLQVKKSSSGHENGFKSSEKTSDKLNKENEMSQEHQHEDEDELNHKEADSHGAGEEHSHAHGGIFGKNTELIFAITCGVLLGIGFGLSFVESVPQWVSLSLYIGAYFFGGFYTAKEAVETVAKGGFEIDFLMLVAAIGAAILGEWAEGALLLFLFSLGHALEHYAMNKARKSIAALAELAPKTALVKKNGKTEEVGIEKLTIGDIIVVKPNSKISADGVVVDGQSSVNQAPITGESVPVDKVPVENVEQDYSEVDDIKDENRVFAGTINGNNTLEIKVIKAAKDSTLSRLVKLVNEAQTQKSPTQLLTDKFEKYFVPSVLILVGILLFAFFVIDEPFSASFYRAMAVLVAASPCALAISTPSAVLSGVARAARGGVLIKGGRPLEDLGELTALAFDKTGTLTEGKPKLTQVIPLGDISENELLKIAVAVESLSDHPLAKAVVRDGKERLEGEEIPDASNLEAVLGKGIKATLGNDKIYVGNLDLYEELNDTIPSEEITTKVRDLEGGGNTTMLLRKNGEYIGILALMDTPREAAKRTLSELKEIGIKRMIMLTGDNQKVADAVAEEIGLTDAWGSLLPEEKVEAIKKLKKKESKVAMVGDGVNDAPAMANSTVGIAMGAAGSDVALETADIALMADKLETLPFAIGLSRKAKAIIKQNLWVSLGIVALLIPATIFGFANIGVAVVIHEGSTLLVVFNALRLLAYKK from the coding sequence ATGAAAAAATTACAACTCAAAATTCCGGTACTGCTACCTCAGGTGCCAAATGAAAAAGATACCTGTGTGCAAAGGCTCATTGAGGAATTAGAAGCCAAGGAAGGTCTTGATAAAGTGCATATAAAAGACGATCAGGAAGATACGGTGCCACAACTGTGTTTTCATTATGATCCCGACATTATTTCTATTGACCGCATTCAATCATTGGCAGAAAGAACCGGGGCTGAAATTACCGAGAAATATGGACATTTTCTTATAGAGGTTGAGGGGATTAGACATACCCGACATGCAAGAATTATAGAAAAGAGTCTGCTAAATACCAATGGTGTTTTGGAAGCTTCCGCCAATGCCGGAGGAATGATCCGTTTAGAATATGATAAACGAGAAACAAGTTTTGATGAGATAACTACAAAGCTCGAAAAAGAAAGCCTACAAGTCAAGAAATCTTCTTCTGGTCATGAAAATGGCTTTAAATCTTCGGAAAAAACCTCTGATAAATTAAATAAAGAAAATGAGATGAGCCAGGAACATCAGCATGAAGATGAGGATGAACTGAATCATAAAGAGGCTGATAGCCACGGCGCCGGCGAAGAACATTCCCACGCCCATGGAGGTATTTTTGGGAAAAATACAGAGCTTATTTTTGCTATTACTTGTGGTGTTTTGTTAGGAATAGGTTTTGGACTATCCTTTGTAGAATCAGTTCCGCAATGGGTTAGTCTTTCACTTTATATAGGAGCCTATTTCTTTGGAGGATTTTATACTGCTAAAGAGGCTGTGGAAACCGTAGCCAAAGGTGGATTTGAAATTGATTTTCTCATGCTGGTCGCAGCTATTGGAGCAGCTATTTTGGGAGAATGGGCAGAAGGGGCATTATTATTATTTCTCTTCAGCCTGGGGCATGCCCTGGAGCATTATGCAATGAACAAAGCACGCAAATCTATAGCCGCATTGGCAGAATTGGCACCAAAAACAGCTTTGGTTAAGAAAAATGGTAAAACGGAAGAAGTTGGTATCGAAAAACTCACTATTGGGGATATCATTGTCGTAAAACCAAATAGTAAAATATCTGCAGATGGCGTAGTGGTAGACGGGCAGAGTAGTGTAAACCAGGCTCCAATAACCGGGGAGAGTGTACCGGTAGATAAAGTTCCCGTAGAAAATGTTGAGCAGGATTACTCTGAGGTAGATGATATCAAAGATGAAAACCGCGTTTTTGCAGGAACGATCAATGGGAACAATACTTTGGAGATTAAAGTTATCAAAGCAGCCAAAGATTCAACGCTTTCCCGGTTGGTGAAACTGGTTAACGAAGCTCAGACTCAAAAATCGCCTACCCAGTTGCTCACCGATAAATTCGAAAAATATTTTGTGCCATCCGTTCTTATTTTGGTCGGAATTCTTTTGTTCGCTTTTTTTGTTATTGACGAACCCTTTAGCGCCAGCTTCTACCGGGCAATGGCGGTACTGGTAGCTGCAAGTCCCTGTGCGTTGGCAATCTCGACCCCAAGTGCTGTATTGAGTGGAGTGGCCAGAGCGGCCCGCGGCGGGGTATTAATTAAAGGCGGCCGACCTCTGGAAGATCTTGGAGAATTGACCGCTCTTGCCTTCGATAAGACCGGAACTCTAACGGAAGGAAAGCCTAAACTTACGCAAGTAATACCACTTGGTGATATTTCAGAAAATGAACTTCTCAAAATAGCAGTAGCCGTGGAAAGTTTGAGTGATCATCCCTTGGCCAAAGCAGTAGTTCGTGATGGAAAGGAGCGCCTGGAAGGCGAGGAAATCCCGGATGCCTCCAATCTGGAAGCCGTGTTAGGAAAAGGTATTAAAGCAACATTGGGAAATGATAAGATCTATGTTGGTAATTTGGATCTATACGAAGAACTAAATGATACTATTCCATCAGAAGAAATAACTACTAAAGTACGAGATCTTGAAGGTGGTGGAAACACCACGATGCTTCTTCGTAAGAATGGAGAATATATAGGCATCCTTGCTTTAATGGATACCCCCCGGGAGGCAGCAAAAAGGACCCTTTCTGAATTGAAGGAAATAGGAATTAAACGAATGATCATGCTTACCGGTGATAACCAGAAGGTAGCAGATGCAGTAGCAGAAGAAATTGGATTGACCGATGCCTGGGGTAGTTTATTGCCGGAAGAAAAGGTAGAGGCTATAAAAAAACTGAAAAAGAAAGAATCTAAAGTAGCAATGGTAGGCGATGGTGTTAACGATGCGCCTGCCATGGCAAATAGCACCGTAGGAATCGCTATGGGTGCTGCGGGAAGTGATGTTGCCTTAGAAACCGCTGATATTGCTCTTATGGCCGATAAATTGGAAACCCTTCCCTTTGCTATTGGATTAAGTAGAAAAGCTAAGGCAATTATTAAGCAGAATCTATGGGTAAGTCTTGGAATTGTGGCTTTGCTTATCCCCGCAACAATTTTTGGTTTCGCAAATATTGGAGTAGCGGTAGTTATACACGAAGGTTCCACACTTTTGGTAGTATTTAATGCCTTAAGACTTTTAGCTTATAAAAAATGA
- a CDS encoding cation transporter — MNKSTFIINQMDCPSEEQMIRMKLESYEQIKYLDFDIPNRKLEVYHQEGIEDIHSSISELKLGDKFIRSEKAEVPVGEDETKQKNILWWVLGINFGFFLIEMTTGWISSSMGLIADSLDMLADSIVYALSLFAVGGAVSRKKKVAKFSGYFQMFLATLGFVEVLRRFLMSSETPLFQWMIIISSLALAGNLISLWLINKAKSKEAHMQASAIFTSNDIIVNGGVILAGILVYFLKSKWPDLIIGGIVFTFVMRGAIKILKISK, encoded by the coding sequence ATGAACAAAAGTACCTTCATAATCAATCAAATGGACTGCCCCTCCGAGGAGCAGATGATCAGGATGAAACTAGAATCTTATGAACAGATAAAATATCTTGATTTTGATATCCCCAATAGAAAACTTGAAGTATATCATCAGGAAGGGATTGAAGACATTCATTCCTCGATTTCCGAATTAAAATTGGGCGATAAATTTATACGATCAGAAAAGGCTGAGGTTCCAGTTGGAGAAGATGAAACTAAACAAAAAAATATCCTTTGGTGGGTATTGGGTATTAATTTTGGTTTTTTCCTTATTGAAATGACCACCGGTTGGATATCTTCTTCAATGGGTCTTATCGCCGACTCACTTGATATGTTAGCAGATTCGATAGTATATGCGTTAAGCTTATTTGCAGTGGGAGGTGCTGTTTCAAGAAAAAAGAAAGTCGCAAAATTCAGCGGCTATTTTCAAATGTTTTTAGCTACTCTGGGATTCGTAGAAGTCTTACGCAGGTTTCTTATGAGTAGTGAAACACCTTTATTTCAGTGGATGATTATTATTTCCTCTCTGGCCCTGGCAGGAAATTTAATTTCATTATGGCTAATCAATAAGGCTAAAAGTAAAGAGGCTCATATGCAGGCCAGTGCTATTTTTACTTCAAATGATATTATCGTAAATGGTGGGGTGATATTGGCTGGTATTCTGGTTTATTTTCTGAAGAGTAAATGGCCGGATCTAATTATAGGAGGTATTGTATTCACATTTGTGATGCGTGGGGCGATTAAAATATTAAAGATTTCCAAGTGA
- a CDS encoding PH domain-containing protein, translated as MTSNQAEFENKQLDINSLPRFTEVEFYRLDHKYLIKLNIRTGIGALVILGALIVGYFLMIEFKILILWSAILFLPIFLWLFYRNFELQKRNGYALRERDIIFKRGFLHEKITIVPFNRVQHVSARKDLLDKFLGISSLAIFSAGGSASDITISGLLSRNAEALKEAISKRVSSNG; from the coding sequence ATGACCTCAAACCAGGCAGAATTTGAAAATAAACAACTGGATATAAATTCTTTACCTCGATTTACTGAAGTGGAATTCTATCGGCTCGATCATAAGTATCTGATTAAGCTAAATATTCGGACTGGTATTGGTGCATTAGTAATTTTGGGAGCTTTAATTGTAGGATACTTTCTTATGATAGAATTCAAAATATTAATCCTTTGGTCTGCAATTCTTTTCTTACCGATTTTCTTATGGTTATTCTATCGCAATTTTGAGCTACAGAAAAGAAATGGATATGCTTTAAGAGAAAGAGATATAATTTTTAAAAGAGGTTTTCTCCATGAAAAAATAACAATCGTACCATTCAATAGGGTGCAACATGTCTCGGCTAGAAAAGATTTATTGGACAAATTCTTGGGAATTTCATCTTTGGCAATTTTTTCTGCAGGTGGTTCAGCCAGTGACATTACTATTTCTGGACTTCTTTCGAGAAATGCGGAAGCATTAAAGGAAGCTATCTCAAAAAGGGTGTCTTCTAATGGATAG
- a CDS encoding PH domain-containing protein, with translation MNELDSQTILNAAIVATIIFILALAYSILYFSRFVFLINPRTEEFVLQKGVFNSQTISLPFNKIQQVNLRRNLVQRLIGVYSVLIDTAGSKEKEEEIKALSRIKAEKLAELLISYSRLEENI, from the coding sequence ATGAACGAATTAGATTCTCAAACAATCCTTAATGCTGCTATCGTGGCTACTATAATTTTTATTTTAGCTTTAGCTTATAGTATCCTTTATTTTTCGAGGTTTGTTTTTTTAATTAATCCTAGAACTGAGGAATTTGTACTTCAAAAAGGGGTTTTCAATTCTCAAACTATCAGCCTCCCTTTCAATAAAATCCAGCAGGTCAATCTTAGGAGAAACCTTGTGCAGCGATTAATAGGTGTCTATAGTGTTTTAATCGATACTGCGGGGAGCAAAGAAAAAGAGGAGGAAATAAAGGCTTTATCCAGGATAAAGGCAGAGAAACTTGCAGAACTTCTTATAAGTTATTCCCGGCTGGAAGAAAACATTTAG